Proteins co-encoded in one Scomber scombrus chromosome 14, fScoSco1.1, whole genome shotgun sequence genomic window:
- the znf346 gene encoding zinc finger protein 346 has translation MAVAMQTEDFPYLPSGPAEVNKMIKEHGDLFSDSQCKVCSAVLISESQKLTHYQSKKHANKVRRYISIQNEKEPALKKFKSQSSDSVDCNNGDTDRSKVCHVCNMTFSSLVVAESHYQGKVHAKNLRLKTVGPQAPVPSQTATAVQPKKKPSDDSSATSATGDNNNPDRFCSICQASFNNPLMAQQHYVGKKHRKQMTKLKLMETYGPSTAPASTLKGYPCTICNIELNSVEQYQSHISGAKHKNQMKKSGLNPTENQRAAEQSFGGDNEFAAGDDQFTTEDNQFTTEDNQFTTEENQFTTGENQFSAGDEQYAAGDNNQYAPEDTEYSEEYQYT, from the exons ATGGCCGTAGCGATGCAGACGGAGGATTTTCCTTACTTGCCTTCGGGGCCGGCGGAGG TAAATAAGATGATAAAGGAGCATGGTGACCTGTTTTCTGACTCCCAGTGTAAAGTCTGCAGTGCTGTCCTAATTTCAGAGTCTCAGAAGTTGACTCATTATCAG AGCAAGAAACATGCCAACAAAGTGCGGCGTTATATTTCCATACAAAATGAGAAGGAGCCCGCATTGAAAAAGTTCAAGTCACAGTCATCTGACAGT GTGGACTGTAACAACGGAGACACAGACCGGTCGAAGGTGTGTCATGTATGTAACATGACCTTCTCCTCTCTTGTAGTGGCCGAGTCTCACTATCAGGGCAAAGTTCACGCCAAGAACCTGAGACTGAAAACCGTCGGACCCCAGGCACCCg TACCCTCCCAAACAGCAACGGCAGTTCAGCCGAAGAAGAAGCCTTCAGATGATTCGAGCGCCACTTCAGCAACAGGCGACAACAACAACCCGGACCGTTTCTGCTCCATCTGCCAGGCGTCTTTCAACAACCCGCTCATGGCCCAGCAGCACTATGTGGGCAAGAAGCATAGAAAACAGATGACAAAGCTCAAACTGATGGAGACGTACGGCCCCTCCACAGCACCAG CTTCCACACTAAAGGGCTACCCATGTACCATCTGCAACATTGAGCTAAACTCTGTGGAACAGTACCAGTCTCATATCAGTGGTGCCAAACATAAGAACCA aatGAAGAAATCAGGCCTGAACCCCACAGAGAACCAACGTGCAGCAGAACAATCGTTCGGTGGTGACAATGAGTTTGCCGCCGGAGACGACCAGTTCACCACCGAGGACAACCAGTTCACCACCGAGGACAACCAGTTCACCACCGAGGAAAACCAGTTCACCACCGGGGAAAACCAGTTCAGCGCTGGCGATGAACAGTACGCTGCTGGAGACAACAATCAGTATGCTCCTGAGGACACAGAGTACTCAGAGGAGTACCAGTATACCTGA